GCGGTGGAGTACGTGCCAGTGGCTCGTGTAAGCAACCTGGGTCAAACCATTGATCGTCTTAAGGAAGAGGGCGTATGGGTTGTGGGTACGGATGTTGCTGCTCAGGAGAGCGTGTTTGGGAACGGCGTCTTTACGGGTCCAGTAGCCGTCGTTATCGGGAACGAAAACAAGGGAATGGGACGACTGATTCGCGAGAAATGCGATGTGTTGATCAAACTGCCGATGCAAGGTCAGATTAATTCCCTGAATGCTTCCGTGGCAGCGGGTGTTGTCATGTATGAAGTGCTCCGCTCGCGCCAAGCGCAGGACTAGAAGATATGGCTGATTCCCGTGATGTGCTTCTTGTAGACGGGTACAACATGATTGGTGACTGGCCGGAGCTATCCAGATTGGCGGAGAGTGGATTGGAGGAGGCCCGCAACAGGCTTCTCTCTCGACTAGCCGACTATCAGGCGTTCTCCGGCCGGAGAGTCATTGTTGTTTTTGACGCCTACCTCGTGCCTGGACTCGGTAAATCCTTTACACAGAGCAAAGTGCAGATTTTTTTTACAAAGGAAAAAGAGACGGCAGACGAATGCATTGAGAGACTCGTTCGGGAACTAAGCACGCGAAGACGCCAAATCTATGTGGCTACAAGCGATATGGTAGAGCAGCATGTCATTTTTGGACAGGGAGCTCTGCGTGTATCCGCAAGGGAATTGCTGATCGAAGTAGAGCAGAACGAAAAAGAGTTACAGAAACGTCTGGAAGAAGATCAAGCTAAAGCAACGCGAAATACACTCGGCGGCAAGTTAAGTCCGGATGTTTTGAAGCAATTTGAGCGATGGCGCCGGGAATAACAGCACGATTTTACAAAAATTAGAATTTTGAAACTCTTGACAATTATGTTATTGATGTTCTTTTTTAGGCAGAGCGTGGTTGACGGTGTGAGGTACCATCATATATACTGATCCTATATTTCATAGAGTAGAGTAACGGGGTACCTTGCGTTGCAGCCGGAGGGATTGTCTGTGAGTGTCGACCTCAAAGATATCATGTTATCCAAGTATGATTACCAAAGTGACGAAGACATTGTCGAAGCGGTCCGTGAAGGTGAAAGCGAAGCGCTGGAGTTTTTGATTAACAAATATCGTAACTTTGTACGCGCCAAGGCAAGATCTTATTTTCTGATTGGGGCTGACCGGGAAGATATCATTCAAGAAGGAATGATTGGACTCTATAAATCCATTAGGGATTTCAAAGGGGACAAGCTCGCTTCTTTCAAAGCCTTCGCCGAGTTGTGTATTACACGACAGATTATTACGGCAATCAAGACAGCAACACGTCAGAAGCATATTCCGCTTAATTCTTATGTATCACTGGACAAACCTATTTATGACGAAGAGTCCGATCGTACGTTACTCGATGTGATTTGTGGAACACAGGTCAGCGATCCGGAAGAACTTATCATCAATCAGGAAGAGTTTGTAGGCCTGGAAGATAAGATGTCTGAGATTCTGAGTGATCTGGAACGTAAAGTATTGATGTTGTATCTGGACGGGAGATCTTATCAAGAGATTGCAGTGGATTTGGACAGGCATGTAAAGTCCATTGATAATGCACTCCAGCGCGTCAAGCGTAAACTTGAAAAGTACCTGGAAGTTCGAGATAATTGAACACATGTTGTCGTTGACGGAAAAGGCTCGGGGTTTGAGTCTTTTTTTGCTGCCTCAAGTTTATAAAGTTAAAGAATGATTATACTAGTAATCGCTTGGTCCATGCAGGAGAAGAGAAAAACAGAGATGAGAAACTGAATGTGTTTGATAGGAACTTTTTACCCACGGATGAAAGGCTATTCTTTCATTGACATGGTTATACCCTTGTGATAAAGTGTTTTAGGTAGGCCTAAATTCGCGGCTTTTTTTTAGGATCAATTTAGAGACTCCGCTTGAATGTGGAAGTCTTCGGGAGGTGTACATCATGCGGGTAATTATTACTTTGGCTTGTACAAACTGCAAACAAAGAAATTACACTACGACAAAAAACAAGCGTAATCACCCCGACCGCATGGAGATGAAGAAATTTTGCAAGTTTTGTAACGAGCAGACTTCTCATC
Above is a window of Paenibacillus sp. E222 DNA encoding:
- the sigH gene encoding RNA polymerase sporulation sigma factor SigH, with protein sequence MSVDLKDIMLSKYDYQSDEDIVEAVREGESEALEFLINKYRNFVRAKARSYFLIGADREDIIQEGMIGLYKSIRDFKGDKLASFKAFAELCITRQIITAIKTATRQKHIPLNSYVSLDKPIYDEESDRTLLDVICGTQVSDPEELIINQEEFVGLEDKMSEILSDLERKVLMLYLDGRSYQEIAVDLDRHVKSIDNALQRVKRKLEKYLEVRDN
- the rpmG gene encoding 50S ribosomal protein L33; this translates as MRVIITLACTNCKQRNYTTTKNKRNHPDRMEMKKFCKFCNEQTSHRETR
- a CDS encoding NYN domain-containing protein → MADSRDVLLVDGYNMIGDWPELSRLAESGLEEARNRLLSRLADYQAFSGRRVIVVFDAYLVPGLGKSFTQSKVQIFFTKEKETADECIERLVRELSTRRRQIYVATSDMVEQHVIFGQGALRVSARELLIEVEQNEKELQKRLEEDQAKATRNTLGGKLSPDVLKQFERWRRE